In Gemmatimonadota bacterium, a single window of DNA contains:
- a CDS encoding BrnT family toxin produces the protein MEIEWDPEKSDRNVRLRRFDFAFASQIFEGEHLKEVDTRREYGERRVRAIGLADGLLLTVVYTDRDSSDGGTVRRIISARRSNKREREEFRRARG, from the coding sequence TTGGAAATCGAATGGGATCCGGAGAAGAGCGATCGGAACGTGCGGCTGCGCCGCTTCGATTTCGCCTTCGCGTCTCAGATCTTCGAAGGGGAACACCTGAAAGAGGTTGACACCCGCCGGGAGTATGGGGAACGCCGCGTGCGAGCCATCGGGCTCGCTGACGGGCTTCTGCTCACCGTCGTGTACACCGATCGGGACAGCAGCGACGGGGGGACCGTACGGAGAATCATCTCAGCACGACGGAGCAACAAGCGTGAGCGAGAAGAGTTTCGCCGGGCGCGCGGCTAA
- a CDS encoding BrnA antitoxin family protein, giving the protein MSEEEIMATSPPELADLPDDFWDGAVLVSAKEPISLRVDQDVLAWFRSEGPGYQTRMNAVLRSYMDRIKTR; this is encoded by the coding sequence ATGAGCGAAGAGGAAATCATGGCGACCTCCCCACCCGAACTGGCGGACCTCCCCGACGACTTCTGGGACGGCGCGGTACTGGTATCTGCGAAGGAACCGATCTCGCTACGTGTCGACCAGGACGTACTCGCATGGTTTCGCAGCGAGGGGCCGGGCTACCAGACCCGAATGAACGCGGTGCTTCGCAGCTACATGGACCGGATCAAGACCCGCTGA
- a CDS encoding trypsin-like peptidase domain-containing protein, translated as MRHDQHAGPGAGDGPIPAVVFLSGSRRGETLRLRGDTLRVGTDPDCEIRIPADTEPMPLPHHATLERRGHSYEISSMPGARIWINGELLERLVLASGDVLEIGRDGAVLRFRLYDSDTLPYKSLTDVFSDCAECVRAERGALRKAGVLVTVVPRELATRTTRRFRALTVLALAAIAITTTITARRSTLIEAQLLSQIERFEDISSLATQASAVSTEELGEVLAELRTTGERVEALEARNSATARVIESAAGATLFIQGSYRFIQPESGRPLRMIAGPDGHPLRNALGHPALTVDGDGPPFEIFLTGTGFVVSSDGLALTNRHVVLPWEFDAAARALLESGFVAEWSRMVGFLADGSEAHDLQLRVASDDADLAVVQVLGVEGRVPFIELASEPPSAGDPVIVMGYPLGLKALMARSDADFIDRLRREGIADFFEQAQRIAAAGFMKPLATRGIVGQVTAASVVYDAETTSGGSGGPVLSLDGRVVAVNSAILPEFGGSNLGVPVAKARALIERLTGG; from the coding sequence ATGAGACACGACCAGCACGCAGGGCCCGGGGCAGGTGACGGCCCGATTCCGGCTGTGGTGTTCCTTTCGGGCAGTCGACGGGGTGAGACGCTGCGTCTCAGGGGTGACACGCTACGAGTGGGGACGGACCCTGACTGCGAGATCCGGATTCCGGCCGACACCGAGCCGATGCCCCTCCCTCACCACGCGACCCTCGAGCGTCGCGGTCATTCCTACGAGATCAGCAGCATGCCTGGAGCTAGGATCTGGATCAACGGGGAGCTCCTGGAGCGCCTCGTTCTGGCCTCGGGCGACGTCCTGGAGATTGGTCGCGACGGGGCGGTTCTTCGGTTCCGGTTGTACGACAGTGACACGCTACCGTACAAGTCTCTCACAGACGTCTTCTCGGACTGCGCGGAATGCGTCCGTGCCGAGCGAGGCGCCCTTCGGAAGGCGGGCGTCCTCGTTACGGTGGTTCCCAGGGAACTGGCAACGCGCACGACGCGCCGTTTTAGGGCCTTGACGGTCCTGGCGCTCGCGGCGATCGCTATCACGACCACCATCACCGCGCGGCGCAGCACGCTGATCGAGGCTCAGCTCCTCAGCCAGATCGAACGCTTCGAGGATATCTCCTCTCTCGCAACGCAGGCTTCGGCGGTGAGCACGGAGGAGTTGGGCGAGGTGCTGGCGGAGCTGCGCACGACCGGCGAGCGGGTCGAGGCTCTCGAGGCACGGAACAGCGCGACCGCCCGCGTGATCGAGAGTGCGGCCGGCGCAACACTCTTCATCCAGGGCAGCTACCGGTTCATCCAGCCCGAGAGCGGCCGGCCGCTGAGAATGATCGCCGGGCCTGATGGACACCCACTGAGGAATGCCCTGGGTCACCCGGCTCTTACCGTGGACGGGGACGGCCCGCCCTTCGAGATCTTTCTGACCGGAACAGGATTCGTCGTATCGTCGGACGGGCTCGCGCTGACGAACCGGCACGTAGTTCTGCCCTGGGAGTTCGATGCGGCCGCCCGCGCGCTCCTCGAGTCCGGTTTCGTCGCTGAGTGGAGCCGCATGGTCGGATTCCTCGCAGACGGATCTGAGGCCCACGACCTCCAGCTACGTGTAGCGTCTGACGACGCCGACCTCGCCGTGGTGCAGGTACTCGGCGTCGAGGGACGCGTGCCCTTCATCGAGCTTGCCTCCGAGCCGCCATCGGCCGGCGACCCGGTGATCGTCATGGGTTATCCGCTCGGGCTCAAAGCGCTCATGGCGCGTAGCGACGCCGACTTCATCGACCGTCTTCGTCGGGAGGGGATCGCGGACTTCTTCGAGCAGGCTCAGCGAATCGCCGCGGCTGGGTTCATGAAACCCTTGGCGACGCGGGGCATCGTCGGACAAGTCACGGCCGCCAGCGTCGTCTACGATGCGGAGACCACGAGCGGTGGCAGCGGTGGGCCGGTGCTGTCACTGGACGGTCGCGTCGTCGCGGTCAACTCGGCGATTCTGCCCGAGTTCGGCGGGTCCAACCTCGGTGTACCTGTCGCCAAAGCCCGGGCCTTGATCGAGCGATTGACGGGCGGCTGA
- a CDS encoding ABC transporter permease, which yields MLTGLWKLTWVEIKVFMREPMGVIGTLGLPVFVFLFVSRGLGDSQASNAAEALPFNVAILAALVIAVGAALSLVAIITIYREGGILKRLRATPLSPLTILGAHVFVKLIFTVVGMGLLVLAGRQFFPGALDVNLWSFTVALLLGTLSILSVGFVISSIVPTARFAQPIGSILLYPMIALSGLFFSIDALPTGWRVFANILPTTHAVALMQGIWDGAGWGAHWVNVLGLVAVFVVCSAVSTKTFRWE from the coding sequence ATGCTGACCGGACTCTGGAAGCTGACCTGGGTGGAGATCAAGGTCTTCATGCGCGAGCCGATGGGGGTGATTGGGACGCTGGGGCTCCCCGTCTTCGTCTTCCTGTTCGTCAGCAGAGGGCTCGGCGACTCCCAAGCCTCGAACGCAGCCGAAGCACTGCCCTTCAACGTCGCGATCCTGGCCGCGCTCGTCATCGCGGTCGGAGCCGCGCTCTCGCTCGTCGCGATCATCACGATCTATAGGGAAGGCGGCATCCTGAAGCGGCTGCGCGCCACGCCGTTGTCACCGCTGACGATCCTGGGGGCCCACGTCTTCGTGAAGCTGATCTTCACGGTGGTCGGAATGGGCCTGTTGGTGCTCGCGGGTCGCCAGTTTTTCCCCGGCGCCCTCGACGTGAACCTGTGGAGCTTCACCGTGGCGCTCCTGCTGGGAACGCTGAGCATCCTGTCAGTGGGCTTCGTGATCTCGAGCATCGTGCCGACCGCTCGCTTCGCACAGCCTATTGGCAGCATTCTGCTCTATCCGATGATCGCCCTTTCCGGTCTGTTCTTTTCCATCGACGCGCTCCCGACCGGCTGGCGTGTGTTCGCGAATATACTCCCCACGACACACGCGGTGGCACTGATGCAGGGGATTTGGGATGGCGCGGGTTGGGGGGCGCACTGGGTCAACGTGTTGGGATTAGTAGCCGTCTTCGTGGTGTGCAGCGCGGTGTCGACAAAAACGTTTCGCTGGGAGTGA
- a CDS encoding aldehyde dehydrogenase family protein, whose translation MVPGARPDTELMEVHAPYDRSVIATVERAGPQVVEKALDTAYRLFRDRDAWLSPARRIEILRRAAAIMQERREELAVEAAREGGKPLIDSRVEVDRAVDGVHECVEFLRTQHGEEIPMGLNAASANRLAFTRHEPIGVVVAFSAFNHPLNLIVHQVGPAVATGCPCIVKPAEATPLSGMRFVAILREAGLPEEWCQGLVTTDLDVAGSLATDQRVGFFSFIGSARVGWMLRSKLAPGTRCALEHGGAAPVLVAEDADLERALPLISKGGFYHAGQVCVSVQRVFAHRSIAHDLAERLAEAATALEVGDPTRPDTEVGPLIRPAEVERVAEWVSEAVDRGAELLAGGEALSETCYAPTVLYDPPGDARVSTSEIFGPVVCVYPYDDIDDAIARSNSLPYAFQASVFTRDIDTALRASRRLDASAVMINDHPAFRVDWMPFAGLRESGMGVGGIPYTMEDMQIRKLVVIRSEEL comes from the coding sequence ATGGTTCCGGGCGCTAGGCCGGACACAGAGCTCATGGAGGTACACGCGCCCTACGATCGGAGCGTGATCGCCACCGTAGAGCGCGCGGGACCCCAGGTCGTTGAGAAGGCGCTGGACACGGCCTACCGACTCTTCCGCGACAGGGACGCGTGGCTCAGCCCGGCCCGCCGGATCGAGATTCTGAGGCGCGCCGCCGCCATCATGCAGGAGCGACGAGAGGAGCTAGCGGTCGAAGCCGCGCGGGAGGGAGGAAAGCCACTCATCGATTCGCGGGTCGAGGTGGACCGGGCCGTCGACGGCGTGCACGAGTGTGTAGAATTTCTGCGCACTCAGCACGGCGAGGAAATCCCGATGGGACTCAATGCCGCGTCGGCGAACCGATTGGCGTTCACCCGCCACGAGCCCATTGGCGTCGTCGTCGCGTTCAGCGCCTTCAACCACCCGTTGAACCTGATCGTTCACCAGGTAGGACCGGCTGTCGCTACCGGGTGTCCGTGCATCGTCAAACCGGCCGAGGCAACGCCCCTGTCGGGGATGCGTTTCGTGGCGATTCTCCGCGAGGCAGGTCTACCGGAGGAGTGGTGCCAGGGCCTCGTGACCACCGACCTGGACGTCGCAGGATCTCTGGCCACGGACCAAAGGGTGGGCTTCTTCAGCTTCATTGGCAGCGCTCGTGTAGGTTGGATGTTGCGCTCCAAGCTCGCGCCCGGCACCCGCTGCGCCCTGGAACACGGAGGCGCGGCACCGGTCCTCGTAGCGGAGGACGCCGACCTCGAGCGCGCGCTTCCCCTGATCAGCAAGGGGGGATTCTACCACGCGGGCCAGGTCTGCGTTTCGGTTCAGCGTGTCTTTGCCCACCGGAGCATCGCTCACGATTTGGCCGAGCGCCTCGCCGAAGCGGCGACGGCTCTCGAGGTCGGAGACCCGACCCGTCCGGACACCGAAGTGGGCCCCCTGATCCGTCCAGCCGAAGTGGAACGCGTAGCCGAGTGGGTGAGCGAAGCCGTCGATCGCGGTGCCGAGTTGCTCGCCGGAGGCGAAGCCCTTTCCGAGACGTGCTACGCCCCGACCGTACTGTACGACCCGCCCGGCGACGCCCGGGTCTCGACCTCGGAAATATTTGGCCCGGTCGTCTGTGTGTATCCGTACGACGACATCGATGACGCGATCGCCCGATCGAACTCGCTTCCCTACGCCTTCCAGGCGTCGGTATTCACACGCGACATCGATACGGCGCTACGGGCTTCGCGCCGGCTCGACGCCTCCGCGGTGATGATCAACGATCACCCCGCCTTCCGCGTGGATTGGATGCCGTTCGCGGGCCTGAGGGAGTCGGGCATGGGCGTCGGCGGGATTCCCTATACGATGGAGGACATGCAGATCAGGAAGCTGGTGGTCATTCGTTCAGAGGAGCTGTAG
- a CDS encoding acetolactate synthase large subunit gives MKAAELLVRCLENEDVDYIFGIPGEENIDMMDVLLDSPIRFITTRHEQGAAFMADVYGRLTGRAGVCLSTLGPGATNLVTGVADANMDRAPLVAIAGQAATTRMHKESHQYLDLVRLFAPICKYSTEIKEAETIPEVIRKAFKQAIAEKPGASFIAFPENVAGSDVEGKEPLKVQAATAPEAREAKIEQAAEIISTAEHPVIMAGNGVIRSGATEQLQAFAEKLQISVATTFMAKGAIPFSHALSLGTVGLQAHDYVSCGFDRADVIICVGYDMIEYHPYLWHPEKHAQLLHIDETPAEVDEHYILAAGVIGDIGESLQRIGEVARPQEEPKLGALRDLILHEHSEHAENPAFPMVPQRILSDLRQVLAPEDIVISDVGAHKMWTARLYQAERPNTCIISNGFASMGIGVPGAIAAKLAHPERTAVTITGDAGFLMNCQEIETALRIGTAIIILIWNDSEYGLIRWHQLRHFGRASHIDFNNPDFVMFAESFGAKGYRVEAADELVPTLKQAIADDTVVIIDCPVDYSENMKLTEKLGNLVCAM, from the coding sequence ATGAAAGCTGCTGAGCTTCTTGTCCGGTGTCTCGAGAACGAAGATGTAGACTACATCTTCGGCATCCCGGGCGAGGAGAACATCGACATGATGGACGTTCTGCTCGATAGCCCGATCCGTTTCATCACTACGCGACATGAGCAGGGCGCGGCCTTCATGGCCGACGTTTACGGACGGCTGACGGGCAGAGCGGGAGTGTGCCTGTCGACCCTCGGTCCGGGTGCTACGAATCTGGTGACCGGTGTCGCGGACGCGAACATGGACCGGGCTCCACTCGTGGCCATCGCGGGCCAGGCCGCTACGACGCGGATGCACAAGGAGAGCCACCAGTACCTCGATCTGGTCAGGCTCTTCGCTCCCATATGCAAGTACAGCACGGAGATCAAGGAGGCGGAGACCATTCCGGAGGTGATTCGCAAGGCGTTCAAGCAGGCGATCGCGGAGAAACCCGGCGCCAGCTTCATAGCGTTTCCCGAAAACGTTGCCGGCTCCGACGTAGAAGGAAAGGAGCCGCTCAAGGTGCAGGCGGCCACGGCTCCCGAGGCACGGGAGGCCAAGATCGAGCAGGCCGCTGAGATCATCTCGACCGCGGAGCATCCGGTCATCATGGCAGGGAACGGCGTCATCCGCTCCGGAGCCACGGAGCAGCTACAGGCGTTCGCGGAGAAGCTCCAGATCTCGGTCGCGACCACCTTCATGGCCAAGGGCGCGATACCGTTCTCTCACGCCCTAAGCCTCGGGACCGTGGGCTTGCAAGCCCACGACTACGTCAGCTGCGGATTCGACCGTGCGGACGTGATCATTTGCGTAGGCTACGACATGATCGAGTACCATCCCTATCTGTGGCATCCCGAGAAACACGCGCAGCTCCTACACATAGACGAGACGCCGGCCGAAGTGGATGAGCACTACATCCTGGCCGCCGGAGTCATCGGCGATATCGGTGAATCCCTGCAGCGGATCGGCGAGGTGGCGCGGCCTCAGGAGGAGCCGAAGCTCGGGGCGTTGCGGGACCTCATCCTCCATGAGCACTCCGAGCATGCGGAGAACCCGGCGTTCCCCATGGTGCCCCAGCGCATCCTCTCGGACCTCCGGCAGGTCCTCGCGCCGGAGGACATCGTCATCAGCGACGTGGGCGCGCACAAGATGTGGACCGCCCGGCTCTACCAGGCTGAGCGCCCCAACACCTGCATCATCTCGAACGGTTTCGCTTCGATGGGGATCGGCGTGCCTGGGGCCATCGCAGCGAAGCTGGCCCATCCGGAGCGCACAGCGGTAACGATCACCGGCGACGCCGGCTTCCTGATGAACTGCCAGGAGATCGAGACCGCGCTGCGTATTGGGACCGCCATCATCATCCTCATCTGGAACGACAGCGAGTACGGTCTGATCCGCTGGCATCAACTCCGCCACTTCGGACGCGCCAGCCACATCGACTTCAACAATCCCGACTTCGTGATGTTCGCCGAGAGTTTCGGGGCCAAGGGCTATCGGGTGGAAGCCGCCGACGAGTTGGTGCCCACGCTGAAACAGGCCATCGCCGACGACACGGTAGTGATCATCGACTGCCCTGTGGACTACTCAGAGAACATGAAACTGACGGAGAAGCTGGGTAATCTGGTCTGTGCCATGTAG
- a CDS encoding ABC transporter ATP-binding protein — protein MIDPVIQVTNLKKRYGSTIAVAGVSLEVRRGEIFGLIGPNGAGKTTTMECVEGLRKWDEGSVSVLGLDPRRDARALQERIGVQHQEAQLQKRIKVWEAIDLWSTLYTSVVDTEALLDQLGLTEKRNAWFMTLSGGQKQRLFVALALIHDPEVVFLDELTTGLDPQARRTIWDLINGMRDRGKTVFLTTHLMEEAERLCDRVAIIEHGKLIEMGTPEELVQRHCPQLGVVFSSEGDGVRDRLERIAGIDNVARDGETYTLLGTGDDFVTDVIHAIATEGIHVTGFRTELPNLEDVFLKLTGHRIRD, from the coding sequence ATGATCGATCCCGTCATCCAAGTCACGAACCTTAAGAAACGGTACGGCTCCACCATCGCTGTGGCGGGCGTCTCTCTGGAGGTCCGCCGGGGGGAGATCTTCGGCCTGATCGGGCCCAACGGCGCCGGCAAGACCACGACAATGGAGTGCGTCGAGGGCCTCAGGAAGTGGGACGAAGGCAGCGTTTCAGTGCTCGGTCTGGATCCGCGCAGGGACGCCCGCGCACTCCAGGAGCGCATCGGCGTGCAACATCAGGAGGCGCAACTCCAGAAGCGGATCAAGGTCTGGGAAGCGATCGACCTCTGGTCCACTCTCTATACAAGTGTGGTCGACACGGAGGCCCTCCTGGATCAGCTCGGTCTGACCGAGAAGCGCAACGCGTGGTTCATGACACTCTCGGGTGGACAGAAGCAGCGACTCTTCGTCGCGCTCGCTCTGATCCACGATCCGGAGGTCGTCTTCCTCGACGAGTTGACCACCGGACTCGACCCTCAGGCCCGACGCACCATCTGGGATCTCATCAACGGAATGCGCGATCGTGGCAAGACTGTCTTCCTGACGACCCACCTGATGGAGGAGGCCGAGCGCCTCTGTGATCGCGTGGCGATCATCGAGCACGGCAAGTTGATCGAGATGGGCACGCCTGAGGAGTTGGTGCAGCGGCATTGCCCCCAACTTGGAGTCGTATTCTCCAGCGAGGGCGACGGGGTGCGGGACCGGCTGGAGAGGATCGCCGGAATCGACAACGTTGCCCGTGACGGGGAGACCTACACCCTCCTGGGCACCGGCGACGATTTCGTAACCGACGTCATCCACGCGATCGCGACGGAAGGGATACACGTCACTGGATTCCGCACGGAGCTCCCCAACCTGGAAGACGTGTTCTTGAAGCTCACCGGCCACCGGATTCGAGACTGA
- a CDS encoding TIGR04348 family glycosyltransferase, whose protein sequence is MNVTLVSPAGPTSLGGNKTTAVRWQRLLEQLGHTTVVLRSWQGEDADVLIALHARKSFDSIRRYHEERPGAPLVVALTGTDLYRDLDRGDEVPRALEMATRVVVLQPAALERLPPALHGKVHVILQSAELKRSITRTASDRFEVSVLSHLREIKDPLLAAAATRHLPETSRIVVRHAGAALNEELGRQARAETDANLRYEWLGPLPFDRARELLASSRLLVLSSRDEGGANVVSEAIVAGVPVLSTDIPGSRGLLGDHYPGYYAVGDDRGLGSLLLRAESEPAYLAELKEHCRRLRRRFAPEGERAAWRELLTGVLSTR, encoded by the coding sequence TTGAACGTCACCCTAGTCAGCCCCGCCGGGCCGACATCGCTGGGCGGGAATAAAACGACAGCGGTGCGCTGGCAACGGCTGCTGGAACAGCTCGGTCACACGACGGTCGTGCTTCGGAGTTGGCAGGGCGAGGACGCCGATGTCCTGATCGCGCTGCACGCGCGAAAGAGCTTCGATTCGATTCGCAGGTACCATGAGGAACGACCGGGAGCGCCGCTTGTCGTCGCCCTCACCGGCACCGATCTGTATCGCGACCTGGACCGGGGCGACGAAGTGCCTCGCGCTCTGGAGATGGCGACCCGCGTTGTGGTTCTGCAGCCGGCCGCGCTCGAACGCCTACCGCCGGCTCTGCACGGCAAGGTTCACGTAATCCTACAGTCAGCCGAGCTCAAACGCTCAATCACGAGGACCGCGTCGGACCGGTTCGAAGTCTCGGTGCTGTCGCACCTCCGCGAGATCAAGGATCCACTCCTTGCCGCGGCGGCGACCCGGCACCTACCGGAGACCTCGCGTATCGTCGTCCGGCACGCCGGCGCGGCGCTCAACGAGGAGCTCGGCAGGCAGGCGCGCGCCGAGACCGACGCCAACCTGCGCTATGAATGGCTTGGCCCGCTCCCGTTCGACCGGGCCCGAGAGCTGCTCGCGAGCTCCCGACTGCTGGTACTCAGCTCGCGCGACGAGGGCGGAGCCAACGTGGTCTCGGAAGCGATCGTCGCAGGGGTGCCGGTACTCTCAACCGACATCCCCGGGTCCAGAGGGTTGCTCGGTGACCACTACCCCGGTTACTACGCGGTCGGGGACGATAGAGGCCTCGGGAGCCTCTTGTTGCGAGCCGAGTCGGAGCCCGCGTACCTGGCGGAGCTCAAGGAACACTGTAGGCGGTTGCGGCGGCGTTTCGCTCCAGAGGGCGAGCGGGCTGCGTGGCGTGAGCTCCTCACAGGCGTTCTCTCCACGCGATAG
- a CDS encoding mercuric reductase codes for MRHFQHVLLGTGQATGTLLGDLLPTGDSIAVIEGDRIGGTCVNTGCTPTKALVASAKVAHMARRGSEYGVKTSGVEIDYTAVRARMNAIRDNTGMVSWISSAESVSLFEDWGRFEGPRQIRVGDESITADRIYINAGARPLVPEIPGLDAVPWLDNGRILELTEVPEHLVILGGSYVALEFSQIFRRFGAQVTIIERGSQLVFREDADVAASIKDILELEGIEVCLDSSAENVATDGDGVSVAIIQGGEERLLRGSHLLVAVGRVPNSDLLNAEAAGIELDDRGFIVVDDYCQTSAEGVFAVGDINGHGAFTHTSVNDAEIVLDQMRGGNRRLSDRIPVYGLFIDPALGRVGMTEKEAIAQGHNVLKATRPMSRINRAKEMGETLGFAKLLVDGDTDRILGAAILGPGGDEIINMFAAYMYSGLPCTSYRKSVLVHPTISELMPWILDTLEPV; via the coding sequence ATGCGCCATTTCCAACACGTCCTCCTAGGGACCGGCCAGGCAACGGGCACCCTACTGGGCGACCTTCTGCCAACCGGAGACTCGATCGCCGTCATCGAAGGAGACCGGATTGGCGGCACCTGCGTGAACACCGGATGCACGCCGACGAAGGCTCTCGTGGCCAGCGCCAAGGTAGCGCATATGGCGCGACGAGGATCGGAATACGGCGTCAAGACGAGTGGAGTCGAGATCGACTACACTGCCGTTCGGGCTCGCATGAACGCCATTCGGGACAACACAGGGATGGTTTCGTGGATCTCCTCGGCAGAGAGCGTTTCGCTCTTCGAGGACTGGGGTCGATTCGAGGGTCCGCGGCAGATTCGTGTCGGCGATGAGAGCATCACGGCCGATCGAATCTATATCAATGCCGGAGCCCGCCCGCTCGTGCCCGAGATCCCTGGGCTCGATGCCGTGCCTTGGCTGGACAACGGTCGAATCCTGGAATTGACTGAGGTGCCGGAGCATCTGGTGATCCTGGGCGGGAGTTACGTCGCACTCGAGTTCAGTCAGATCTTTCGACGGTTCGGAGCGCAGGTGACCATCATCGAGCGGGGATCTCAACTCGTGTTTCGAGAAGATGCCGATGTTGCGGCGTCCATCAAGGACATTCTGGAACTCGAGGGCATCGAAGTTTGCCTGGACTCGAGCGCGGAGAACGTTGCCACCGACGGTGATGGAGTTTCGGTCGCGATCATCCAGGGTGGCGAGGAGCGTTTGCTGAGGGGGTCTCACTTGCTCGTGGCGGTGGGGCGGGTTCCCAACTCGGACCTGCTCAACGCCGAAGCGGCCGGGATCGAGCTCGACGACCGGGGCTTCATCGTGGTCGACGACTATTGCCAGACGAGCGCGGAGGGCGTGTTCGCTGTCGGCGACATCAACGGCCACGGTGCGTTCACACACACTTCGGTCAACGACGCCGAAATCGTGCTCGACCAGATGCGCGGCGGCAACAGGAGATTGTCGGACCGGATCCCCGTCTACGGACTGTTCATCGACCCTGCGCTCGGTCGAGTCGGAATGACTGAGAAGGAGGCCATAGCGCAGGGGCACAACGTCCTGAAGGCCACGCGGCCGATGTCTCGAATCAACCGCGCCAAGGAGATGGGCGAGACGCTCGGCTTCGCCAAGCTCCTGGTCGACGGCGATACGGATCGGATTCTTGGGGCGGCGATCTTGGGGCCTGGTGGCGACGAGATCATCAATATGTTCGCCGCGTACATGTACAGTGGACTGCCGTGCACGAGCTACCGGAAATCAGTTCTTGTCCACCCGACCATATCCGAGCTCATGCCCTGGATACTGGACACGCTCGAGCCGGTTTGA
- the egtB gene encoding ergothioneine biosynthesis protein EgtB encodes MSVSTEQLRDWTEDARARTFSMVDDLDDDQMQVPYLPTVNPFLWELGHGIWFQEYWVLRHALGGTPLIDDPDHLFDSTYVGHEMRWHMKMPDRAEVMRYGQRVRDAVLEKLAGGEPSPELRYFVLLSVFHEDMHQEAFCYMRQTLGYSRPRWLGPPPPPAEHASADGDVEIPGGQVEIGASRDEPFVFDNEKWAHPVDIEPFRIARAGVTQAQFVQFVEDGGYRRSELWSDRGWRWRQASGAESPVYWQRADDTWQRRVFDSWRDLEPDLAVSHVNWYEADAWCRWAGRRLPTESEWEVAATAEVASDAFTGSRREYPWGDAPEPGVERANLDGSGGGPWPVAAAAAGDTPAGCRQMLGNVWEWTASDFLPYPGFVVDPYEQYSKPWFGCRKVLRGGCWMTRTRMLRPTWRNYFTPNRRDVFAGFRTCAMSR; translated from the coding sequence ATGAGCGTATCGACGGAACAGCTTCGCGATTGGACCGAGGATGCCCGAGCTCGGACGTTCTCGATGGTGGACGATCTCGACGACGACCAGATGCAGGTGCCGTATCTGCCCACGGTGAACCCGTTCCTCTGGGAGCTCGGGCACGGGATCTGGTTCCAGGAATATTGGGTGTTGCGTCACGCGCTCGGCGGGACGCCGTTGATCGACGACCCGGATCACCTGTTCGACTCGACATACGTCGGACACGAGATGCGTTGGCATATGAAGATGCCCGATCGAGCCGAAGTGATGCGGTATGGGCAGCGAGTGCGGGACGCCGTTCTCGAGAAGCTCGCCGGCGGGGAACCCAGTCCCGAGCTGCGCTATTTTGTCCTTCTGTCCGTGTTCCACGAGGACATGCACCAGGAAGCGTTCTGCTACATGCGGCAGACGCTCGGCTACTCGCGGCCCAGGTGGCTCGGCCCGCCGCCCCCTCCGGCGGAGCACGCCTCGGCTGATGGGGACGTCGAGATCCCCGGTGGCCAGGTCGAAATCGGAGCGAGCAGGGACGAGCCGTTCGTCTTCGATAACGAAAAGTGGGCGCATCCGGTCGACATCGAGCCGTTCCGCATCGCACGCGCGGGGGTGACGCAGGCTCAGTTCGTCCAGTTCGTGGAGGACGGCGGCTACCGGCGGTCCGAGTTGTGGAGCGATCGCGGTTGGCGCTGGAGGCAGGCCTCTGGCGCCGAGTCCCCGGTCTATTGGCAACGCGCAGACGATACCTGGCAACGTCGCGTGTTCGACTCGTGGCGCGATCTCGAGCCGGACCTCGCGGTCAGTCACGTCAACTGGTACGAAGCGGACGCCTGGTGCCGCTGGGCGGGGCGGCGCCTGCCGACCGAGTCCGAGTGGGAAGTCGCCGCGACGGCCGAGGTTGCGTCCGACGCCTTCACTGGCTCCCGACGCGAGTACCCCTGGGGCGACGCGCCCGAGCCGGGCGTCGAGAGGGCGAACCTCGACGGAAGCGGTGGCGGGCCTTGGCCGGTCGCGGCGGCGGCGGCCGGCGATACGCCCGCTGGCTGTCGCCAGATGCTGGGCAACGTCTGGGAGTGGACAGCCAGCGACTTCCTTCCGTACCCGGGCTTCGTGGTCGACCCCTACGAGCAGTACTCGAAGCCCTGGTTCGGATGTCGCAAAGTTCTGCGGGGAGGCTGCTGGATGACACGCACCCGCATGCTGCGCCCGACCTGGCGCAACTACTTCACGCCGAATCGGCGCGACGTGTTCGCGGGCTTCCGCACCTGCGCGATGTCGCGTTGA